One Aciduliprofundum boonei T469 genomic region harbors:
- a CDS encoding universal stress protein translates to MFRKILFPTDFSEGSMRAIQKFSKNNQSEVGECIILHVVDEGRLEELLNGYAYLYKGENKELRDIEEKLKAKAREKLSESADKCRKMMNANKLRIMVRFGIPYEEIVKVAEEENVSLILLPSHGRLGFSHEIFGSTTMRVLKKTKKPVLIIKTHEEE, encoded by the coding sequence ATGTTTCGAAAAATCCTGTTCCCTACGGACTTTAGTGAAGGTTCAATGCGCGCAATTCAAAAATTCAGTAAGAATAACCAAAGCGAGGTTGGAGAGTGCATTATTCTACATGTTGTTGATGAAGGACGCCTTGAAGAATTGCTCAATGGCTATGCTTATCTCTACAAAGGAGAAAATAAAGAACTCAGGGATATTGAGGAGAAGTTAAAGGCTAAGGCTAGAGAAAAACTCTCAGAGAGTGCAGATAAATGCAGAAAAATGATGAATGCTAACAAGCTAAGGATAATGGTGAGATTTGGTATACCATATGAGGAAATAGTAAAAGTTGCAGAGGAGGAAAATGTCTCACTCATACTATTGCCTTCTCATGGAAGGCTGGGATTCTCCCATGAAATATTCGGTTCAACCACTATGAGAGTTCTCAAAAAGACCAAGAAGCCCGTGTTAATAATAAAAACTCATGAGGAGGAATGA